A window of Choristoneura fumiferana chromosome 8, NRCan_CFum_1, whole genome shotgun sequence contains these coding sequences:
- the LOC141430637 gene encoding ATP-dependent RNA helicase p62-like — protein sequence MASNTLTRWLRLRSLGKLLHSNGAQASTETAFFSISQNTRAFASFPHESISILSRSQFNDTYACRLYSIKTVEQKVIEDYRNEHNITVHGEDVPSPFIDIEASEFPDYIKTFLNKQGFNKPTIIQSQGWPIALSGQNFVGIAQTGTGKTLAYLLPAVVHIKEKTHKNGRGPLVLVLAPTRELARQIEVVANDFRRLLNIRCACIYGGANRAKQAAQLEAGVDIVIATPGRLNDFLVSRTTNLSRCTYVVLDEADRMLDMGFEPQIRQALEGVPLERQILMFSATWPKEVQHLAKDYLGEFVQVNVGSTELSANHNIKQLVHVCDQEEKMEKFKSIMHSIAGEGTGKILVFANTKRFVDNLTLALRRNGWPAVGIHGDKTQLQRDTIINKFKHGHTNILVATDVAARGLDVDGITHVINYDFPNTSEDYIHRIGRTGRYDKKGEAHTLFTEEDGRQARSLMAVLKEANQEPPKELVELAQSYSLSKAKEGQNKYNSRQNSWNPNRRFNRFRSNDNYRNNNNYNRYGAQDRYNNVDDDLYNDNERYSNNKRNPSSRYNNRSNRKQYDDDDRF from the exons ATTACACAGCAATGGCGCTCAAGCATCAACTGAAACAGCATTCTTTAGTATATCTCAAAATACAAGAGCTTTTGCTTCGTTCCCTCATGAAAGTATAAGTATTTTGAGTCGCTCACAATTTAACGACACATATGCATGTAGACTGTACAGCATCAAAACTGTTGAACAAAAGGTCATTGAAGATTACAGAAATGAACACAACATCACAGTGCATGGTGAAGATGTTCCAAGTCCCTTCATTGATATTGAAGCAAGTGAATTTCCGGATTACATAAAAACCTTTCTGAATAAACAAGGCTTCAACAAGCCAACTATAATTCAATCGCAAGGATGGCCAATAGCATTAAGTGGCCAAAACTTTGTTGGGATTGCTCAGACTGGCACTGGTAAAACTCTTGCTTATCTTTTGCCTGCTGTAGTGCATATAAAAGAGAAGACTCACAAAAACGGAAGAGGACCTCTTGTGTTAGTTTTAGCACCCACACGAGAGTTGGCAAGACAGATAGAGGTTGTAGCAAATGACTTCCGAAGATTACTAAATATAAGATGCGCATGTATCTATGGAGGCGCTAACAGAGCCAAACAAGCGGCACAGTTGGAAGCAGGAGTGGACATAGTTATAGCAACTCCTGGGAGACTCAATGATTTTCTTGTCAGTAGGACCACCAACCTTAGTAGATGTACTTATGTGGTTCTCGATGAAGCAGACAGGATGCTGGACATGGGCTTTGAACCACAGATACGCCAAGCTCTAGAAGGAGTTCCACTAGAAAGACAAATCTTGATGTTTTCTGCTACATGGCCAAAGGAGGTACAGCATTTGGCCAAAGATTATTTGGGAGAATTTGTACAGGTCAATGTTGGGTCTACAGAGCTGTCAGCGAATCATAATATTAAGCAGCTTGTACATGTTTGTGACCAAGAAGAGAAGATGGAAAA GTTCAAGTCAATAATGCACAGTATAGCAGGGGAAGGCACTGGCAAAATTTTAGTATTTGCGAATACAAAAAGATTTGTGGATAATTTAACTTTAGCTTTGCGAAGGAATGGCTGGCCAGCAGTTGGGATCCATGGAGACAAGACTCAACTGCAACGGGATACCATTATTAACAAGTTTAAGCATGGTCACACTAACATTCTAGTTGCCACTGATGTAGCAGCAAGAGGATTAG atGTTGACGGGATCACACATGTAATCAACTATGACTTTCCAAACACTTCTGAAGACTACATCCACAGGATTGGACGAACGGGCCGTTATGATAAAAAGGGAGAGGCACACACTTTGTTTACTGAGGAGGATGGGCGCCAGGCTAGGAGCTTGATGGCTGTGCTGAAAGAAGCAAATCAG GAACCACCAAAGGAACTGGTTGAATTAGCCCAGAGTTATAGTTTGTCTAAAGCCAAAGAGGgccaaaataaatacaactccCGCCAAAACTCCTGGAATCCGAACAGAAGATTTAACAGATTCCGCAGCAACGACAACTatagaaacaacaacaactacaACAGATACGGAGCTCAGGATAGATACAATAACGTGGATGACGATTTATATAACGACAATGAAAGATACAGTAACAACAAGCGTAACCCCAGCAGTAGATATAACAACAGGTCTAACAGAAAACAATACGATGACGACGATAGATTTTAA